A region from the Oceanidesulfovibrio marinus genome encodes:
- the livM gene encoding high-affinity branched-chain amino acid ABC transporter permease LivM, translating into MTRESRKFWLTLVIGLVWFLLLLWPLLGIKDDGTLTFAPAFAVWIRVAVTVIILACIYFAKQQGWLDPVLHPAAKAAGEVQKALLAPPLWIYVILGAAFAFAFPWLFSRYAQDIAVSVLIYITLGLGLNVVVGLCGLLDLGYIAFYGVGAYTYALLSLHYGLSFWLSLPVAATFAAIAGCIIGYPTLRMRGDYLAIVTLGFGEIIRIVLNNWMSLTNGPNGLLGIDAPAVLVPNFTHGFTLELFFMKKLQYLYYIALALAVVAIIAVRRLNFSRIGRAWEAIREDETAAELMGVNTFRFKLLAYAMGAVFGGLAGAFFSARMRFVSPESFTFIESALVLSMVVLGGMGSIPGIMLGAFALIALPEFFREFELYRMLAFGGAMTLMMLFRPAGLIPAKRMGKRSDDED; encoded by the coding sequence CCTGCTTCTGCTCTGGCCGCTGCTCGGCATCAAGGACGACGGCACGTTGACCTTTGCGCCGGCCTTTGCGGTGTGGATTCGCGTGGCCGTGACCGTGATCATCCTGGCGTGCATCTACTTCGCCAAGCAGCAGGGCTGGCTCGACCCGGTGCTGCATCCGGCAGCCAAGGCGGCCGGCGAGGTGCAGAAGGCGCTGCTGGCGCCGCCGCTGTGGATCTACGTCATTCTGGGAGCGGCCTTTGCCTTCGCCTTCCCGTGGCTCTTCTCGCGCTATGCGCAGGACATCGCGGTCAGCGTGCTCATCTACATCACGCTGGGCCTGGGACTCAACGTGGTGGTGGGCCTGTGCGGCCTGCTGGACCTGGGCTACATCGCCTTCTACGGCGTGGGCGCATACACGTATGCGCTGCTGTCCCTGCACTACGGGCTCTCGTTCTGGCTCTCGCTGCCCGTTGCCGCCACCTTTGCGGCCATTGCCGGCTGCATCATCGGCTACCCCACCCTGCGCATGCGTGGCGACTACCTGGCCATCGTCACCCTGGGCTTCGGCGAGATCATCCGCATCGTGCTGAACAACTGGATGAGCCTGACCAACGGCCCCAACGGCCTGCTGGGCATAGACGCTCCGGCCGTGCTCGTGCCGAACTTTACCCACGGCTTTACGCTGGAGCTCTTTTTCATGAAGAAGCTCCAGTATCTCTACTACATCGCTCTGGCTCTGGCCGTCGTCGCCATCATCGCCGTGCGTCGGCTGAACTTCTCGCGCATCGGCCGCGCGTGGGAGGCCATCCGCGAGGACGAGACCGCCGCCGAGCTCATGGGCGTGAACACCTTTCGCTTCAAGCTGCTGGCCTACGCCATGGGCGCGGTGTTCGGCGGCCTTGCCGGCGCGTTCTTCTCCGCGCGCATGCGTTTTGTCTCGCCGGAGAGCTTCACCTTCATCGAATCCGCCCTTGTGCTTTCCATGGTCGTGCTCGGCGGCATGGGCTCCATCCCGGGCATCATGCTCGGCGCCTTCGCGCTCATCGCCCTGCCCGAGTTCTTCCGCGAGTTCGAGCTCTATCGCATGCTCGCCTTCGGCGGCGCCATGACCCTGATGATGCTCTTCCGGCCCGCCGGCCTGATTCCCGCCAAACGCATGGGCAAGCGCTCCGACGACGAGGATTGA
- a CDS encoding ABC transporter ATP-binding protein, with amino-acid sequence MTSASDSTQPLLELKDVTAHYGRIQALKGITLSVAAGEIVSIIGANGAGKSTTLMTICNIVKASGGTLTYQGKDIRGINADKLPMMGLCQVPEGRRIFPRLSVAENLDMGAFFRRDHAGVKKDRDHVFELFPRLKERRHQPGGTLSGGEQQMLAIGRALMARPKLLLLDEPSLGLAPLIAKHIFEIVKTINREAGVTILLVEQNANIALKMSTRGYVLETGSVVLEDKAEALLDNAEIRKAYLGE; translated from the coding sequence ATGACTTCTGCTTCAGATTCCACCCAGCCCTTGCTTGAGCTCAAGGATGTGACCGCCCACTACGGGCGCATCCAGGCCCTCAAGGGCATCACTCTCAGCGTGGCCGCCGGGGAGATTGTCTCCATCATCGGGGCCAACGGCGCGGGCAAGTCCACCACGCTGATGACCATCTGCAACATCGTCAAGGCGTCCGGCGGCACCCTGACCTACCAGGGAAAAGACATTCGCGGCATCAATGCGGACAAGCTGCCCATGATGGGCCTGTGCCAGGTGCCGGAAGGCCGGCGTATCTTCCCGCGGCTCTCCGTGGCCGAGAACCTGGACATGGGCGCGTTCTTCCGCCGCGACCATGCCGGCGTGAAAAAGGACCGCGACCACGTCTTCGAGCTCTTCCCGCGGCTCAAGGAACGCCGCCATCAGCCCGGCGGCACCCTTTCCGGCGGCGAGCAGCAGATGCTCGCCATCGGCCGCGCGCTCATGGCCCGGCCCAAGCTGCTGCTTCTGGACGAGCCTTCGCTGGGCCTCGCCCCGCTCATCGCCAAGCACATTTTCGAGATCGTCAAGACCATCAACAGGGAAGCCGGCGTGACCATCCTGCTGGTGGAGCAGAACGCGAACATCGCGCTGAAGATGTCCACCCGAGGCTATGTGCTGGAAACGGGCAGCGTGGTGCTGGAGGACAAGGCCGAGGCGCTGCTGGACAACGCCGAGATCCGCAAGGCCTACCTCGGCGAGTAG
- a CDS encoding DMT family transporter, whose product MQTEASNNSSGGILLVMLAGVLWGLIGPVAKLAIASGMDVLEVGFYRTMIGWLLFGGHAVYLGRTRVELRDLPLIMAFGVLGVGGLFGGYVVAVDQGGAALAAVLLYTAPAWVALLSWLLLGETMSVCKLAAVGMTILGVALISQLFSSNISVTAAAIGFGLLAGFSYALYYIFGKLFLGRYHTSTLFLYALPCGAAVMLPFFSFHAPTMQGMTSVATLGFVSTYVAYFVYYMGLQRVEATRAAVAATVEPLTACLLAYAMFGEVFTTSGYAGAGLILGGVLLSIWDGSRMRVVGREAVKAFDGAVD is encoded by the coding sequence GTGCAGACAGAGGCATCGAACAACTCTTCCGGGGGCATTCTCCTCGTTATGCTGGCGGGCGTGCTGTGGGGGCTCATCGGCCCCGTCGCCAAGCTCGCCATAGCCTCCGGCATGGATGTGCTGGAGGTCGGCTTCTATCGCACCATGATCGGCTGGCTGCTCTTCGGCGGCCACGCCGTCTACCTGGGGCGGACGCGTGTTGAGCTACGCGACCTGCCGTTGATCATGGCTTTCGGCGTCCTGGGCGTGGGCGGCCTCTTCGGCGGCTACGTGGTGGCCGTGGACCAGGGCGGCGCAGCCCTGGCCGCCGTGCTGCTGTACACCGCACCGGCGTGGGTGGCCCTGCTGTCGTGGCTGTTGCTGGGCGAGACCATGAGCGTGTGCAAGCTCGCCGCTGTAGGCATGACCATTCTGGGCGTGGCGCTCATCAGCCAGCTGTTCTCGTCCAACATCTCGGTGACGGCCGCGGCCATCGGCTTCGGCCTGCTGGCCGGCTTCAGCTACGCGCTGTACTACATCTTCGGCAAGCTCTTCCTTGGCCGGTACCACACCTCCACGCTTTTCCTGTACGCCCTGCCGTGCGGCGCCGCGGTGATGCTGCCGTTCTTTTCCTTCCATGCGCCCACAATGCAGGGCATGACCTCCGTGGCCACACTGGGGTTTGTCTCCACCTACGTTGCGTACTTCGTGTACTACATGGGGCTGCAGCGGGTGGAGGCCACGCGCGCGGCCGTTGCCGCCACAGTGGAGCCTTTGACCGCCTGCCTGCTGGCCTACGCCATGTTCGGCGAGGTCTTCACGACCAGCGGCTATGCCGGGGCCGGGCTCATCCTGGGCGGGGTGCTGCTCTCCATCTGGGATGGCAGCCGCATGCGCGTGGTGGGCCGCGAGGCCGTCAAAGCCTTTGACGGTGCGGTCGACTGA
- a CDS encoding ABC transporter ATP-binding protein/permease — translation MVTKRSLFYWIKQSNIKLQILLVVIILVTVAARVFPLEMQKRIVNEAISLKRLDLLYMYCAGFIGSVLLASLLKYAINVIQTYIGEVALARMRRELYAHVMTLPLSFFRKSSPGTVIACIVQELSSAGEFVGQAVAVPVTNVLTLLAFGGYLFVLNPMLAGLSFALYPLLIYILPKLQRRTNNWNKERVDGTRVLSSKINETITGIHEVHGNGSYKIENRKFAKFVQHLFRVRIIWTLYRQGVKVLNNLFQNMGPFILFLVGGYLAIKGRFDLGALVAFLSAYEKIYDPWRELMDFYQIYQDAITRYSKTMDYFDIEPEFKIDPDEVRDPIDLQGVIDVKNLVFEVEGGIRLLNGIDLHLDHGQHLAVVGFSGSGKSTLAQCIGQLYKYTGGNVTLDELEVEDMAKSDVIHNIGIVAQEPFIFDGSIKENLLYGLESDFPADIPRDDSGEVEDKSKLPSLDRMIEVLQQVGIFQDVLRFGLNTVLADDKHELKEKLIAIRTTFQRDHGPDLADYLEFFRENKYLDYSSVAANITFGNPNEERFRLENLPTNEFFLRFLDTAQLKMPLLTLGVELARSTVDILGSLPPDAVFFEQSPIGSEELEEYKELVGQLKKRRLNDLTDSEKQKFLALGLRFQSGVHKMVALPEFLEHMILEAREQFKRLVEEEIPGAFSFYQKSSYIDSQSILDNILFGKAKTEQHQVQDRINQSIVMLLIEEDLLETIAGIGMQFRVGTKGDRLSGGQKQKLAIGRSFIKEPPVLIMDEATSALDNRSQSRIQNLIENKWKGRSTLISVVHRLDIIKNFDKVAVMKAGKIVESGHYDDLMQKKGMLYELVHGNRVQ, via the coding sequence ATGGTTACGAAACGCTCGCTTTTCTACTGGATCAAGCAATCCAACATCAAGCTGCAGATCCTTCTCGTCGTCATCATTCTCGTCACCGTCGCGGCGCGCGTTTTCCCGCTGGAGATGCAGAAGCGCATCGTCAACGAGGCCATCAGCCTCAAGCGACTCGACCTTCTGTACATGTACTGCGCCGGCTTCATCGGCTCCGTGCTGCTGGCCAGCCTGCTCAAGTACGCCATCAACGTTATCCAGACCTACATCGGCGAGGTGGCCCTGGCGCGCATGCGGCGCGAGCTCTACGCCCACGTGATGACCCTGCCGCTCTCCTTCTTCCGCAAGTCATCGCCGGGAACGGTCATTGCCTGCATCGTGCAGGAGCTCTCCTCGGCGGGCGAGTTCGTGGGCCAGGCCGTGGCCGTCCCCGTCACCAACGTGCTCACCCTGCTCGCTTTCGGCGGCTACCTCTTCGTGCTCAACCCCATGCTCGCCGGCCTCTCCTTCGCGCTCTACCCGCTGCTCATCTACATCCTGCCCAAGCTGCAGCGCCGGACGAACAACTGGAACAAGGAGCGCGTGGACGGCACCCGCGTGCTCTCCAGCAAGATCAATGAGACCATCACCGGCATTCACGAGGTGCACGGCAACGGCTCCTACAAGATAGAAAACCGCAAGTTCGCCAAGTTTGTGCAGCACCTCTTCCGGGTCCGCATCATCTGGACCCTCTATCGCCAGGGCGTGAAGGTCCTGAACAACCTCTTCCAGAACATGGGCCCGTTCATCCTCTTCCTGGTGGGCGGCTACCTGGCGATCAAGGGCCGGTTCGACCTCGGCGCCCTCGTGGCCTTCCTCTCGGCCTACGAGAAGATCTATGATCCCTGGCGCGAGCTGATGGACTTCTACCAGATCTACCAGGACGCCATCACCCGCTACAGCAAGACCATGGACTACTTCGACATCGAGCCCGAGTTCAAGATCGACCCGGACGAGGTTCGCGATCCCATTGACCTTCAGGGCGTCATCGATGTGAAAAACCTGGTCTTCGAAGTGGAAGGTGGCATCCGGCTGCTCAACGGCATTGACCTGCACCTGGACCATGGCCAGCACCTCGCCGTGGTCGGCTTTTCGGGCAGCGGCAAGTCCACCCTGGCCCAGTGCATCGGCCAGCTCTACAAGTACACGGGCGGCAACGTGACCCTGGACGAGCTCGAGGTCGAGGATATGGCCAAGAGCGATGTGATCCACAACATCGGCATTGTGGCACAGGAGCCCTTCATCTTCGACGGCTCCATCAAGGAGAACCTGCTCTACGGCCTGGAGAGCGACTTCCCTGCCGACATTCCCCGCGACGATTCCGGCGAGGTGGAGGACAAGAGCAAGCTGCCCAGCCTGGACCGCATGATCGAGGTGCTGCAGCAGGTGGGCATCTTCCAGGATGTGCTGCGCTTCGGCCTGAACACCGTGCTGGCCGACGACAAGCACGAGCTCAAGGAAAAGCTCATCGCCATCCGTACCACGTTCCAGCGGGACCACGGCCCGGACCTGGCCGACTACCTGGAGTTCTTCCGGGAAAACAAGTACCTGGACTACTCCAGCGTTGCCGCAAACATCACCTTCGGCAACCCCAACGAGGAACGCTTCCGGCTGGAGAACCTGCCTACCAACGAGTTCTTCCTGAGGTTCCTGGACACGGCCCAGCTCAAGATGCCGCTCCTGACCCTGGGCGTGGAGCTGGCGCGCAGCACTGTGGACATCTTGGGCTCCCTGCCCCCGGACGCCGTGTTCTTCGAGCAGAGCCCCATCGGCAGCGAGGAGCTGGAGGAGTACAAGGAGCTGGTGGGTCAGCTGAAAAAACGCCGGCTCAACGATCTGACCGACAGCGAGAAACAAAAGTTCCTGGCCCTGGGCCTCCGCTTCCAGTCCGGTGTGCACAAGATGGTCGCCCTGCCCGAGTTCCTGGAGCACATGATCCTGGAGGCGCGAGAGCAGTTCAAGAGGCTGGTGGAGGAGGAGATTCCTGGAGCGTTCTCCTTCTACCAGAAGTCATCCTATATCGATTCCCAATCGATTCTCGACAACATTCTTTTCGGCAAGGCCAAGACCGAGCAGCATCAGGTGCAGGACCGCATCAACCAGTCCATCGTCATGCTGCTCATCGAGGAAGACCTCCTGGAGACCATCGCCGGCATCGGCATGCAGTTCCGCGTGGGCACCAAGGGCGACCGCCTCTCCGGCGGCCAGAAGCAGAAGCTCGCCATCGGACGCTCTTTCATCAAGGAGCCCCCGGTCCTGATCATGGATGAGGCCACCTCCGCCCTGGACAACCGCTCCCAGTCGCGCATCCAGAACCTCATCGAGAACAAATGGAAGGGCCGCTCCACGCTCATCTCCGTGGTGCACCGCCTGGACATCATCAAGAACTTTGACAAAGTGGCAGTCATGAAGGCAGGCAAGATCGTGGAGTCCGGCCATTATGACGACCTCATGCAAAAGAAGGGAATGCTCTATGAACTCGTCCACGGAAACAGAGTCCAATAA
- a CDS encoding cyclic nucleotide-binding domain-containing protein — MNSSTETESNKQTSEFQKNLDILRQVTFFSGLDLEPLKVFAYLATRERLKPGESLFKQGEQEGQFVYVISGRLAAFHDDGGALVEFGPDNYFGFMALIGKSPHLFTVTAEEESIFLTISRERFFKTLEQFPGIGTRFLVAVSEAVGNWERKALEKGAAGEQHVGVSLL, encoded by the coding sequence ATGAACTCGTCCACGGAAACAGAGTCCAATAAGCAAACGAGCGAGTTCCAGAAAAACCTGGACATTCTGCGGCAGGTCACCTTCTTCTCGGGACTGGATCTGGAGCCCCTCAAGGTGTTCGCCTACCTGGCCACGCGGGAACGCCTCAAACCCGGCGAAAGCCTGTTCAAACAGGGCGAGCAGGAAGGCCAGTTCGTCTACGTAATCTCGGGCAGGCTGGCCGCCTTCCACGACGACGGCGGCGCGCTGGTCGAGTTCGGCCCCGACAACTACTTCGGTTTCATGGCCCTGATCGGCAAGTCCCCGCACCTGTTCACCGTGACGGCCGAGGAGGAGTCCATCTTCCTCACCATCTCTCGGGAGCGGTTCTTCAAAACGCTGGAGCAGTTCCCCGGCATCGGCACCAGGTTCCTGGTGGCCGTGTCCGAAGCCGTGGGAAACTGGGAACGCAAGGCGCTGGAAAAGGGCGCCGCCGGCGAGCAGCACGTCGGCGTCTCCCTTCTG